In a single window of the Bacillus marinisedimentorum genome:
- the plsY gene encoding glycerol-3-phosphate 1-O-acyltransferase PlsY, which translates to MDVFLIIAAAYLLGSIPFGLIIGKVGYGIDIREHGSGNLGGTNTFRTLGKKAGLIVTTGDILKGTLAASLPVLFSVDIHPLLAGVMAVIGHMYPVFANFRGGKAVATSGGVLLFAAPLMFVLLLAVFFIGLYLTKFVSLSSIIVGITAVLYSLFVSDDRVLLIGTSVLCLFVIYRHRTNIKRIMNKTEPKITWL; encoded by the coding sequence ATGGATGTATTTTTGATTATTGCAGCAGCATATCTGCTCGGTTCGATTCCGTTCGGTTTGATCATCGGCAAAGTCGGATACGGGATCGATATCCGCGAACACGGCAGCGGGAACCTTGGCGGAACGAACACGTTCAGGACATTGGGAAAAAAAGCGGGCCTCATTGTTACGACAGGGGATATCTTGAAAGGTACGCTTGCCGCTTCATTGCCGGTCCTTTTCAGCGTGGATATCCACCCGCTGCTGGCAGGTGTCATGGCGGTTATCGGCCATATGTATCCGGTATTTGCGAACTTCCGCGGCGGTAAGGCCGTCGCCACATCCGGCGGTGTGCTGCTGTTTGCGGCGCCATTGATGTTCGTTCTGCTGCTGGCCGTCTTTTTTATCGGTTTATATCTTACAAAATTTGTTTCTCTATCTTCCATCATTGTAGGCATCACCGCTGTGCTTTACAGCTTATTTGTCAGTGATGACCGGGTACTTTTGATTGGCACATCGGTTCTTTGCCTATTTGTCATATACAGGCACAGAACGAATATTAAGAGAATCATGAATAAGACAGAACCGAAAATCACCTGGTTATAA
- a CDS encoding ABC transporter ATP-binding protein, which produces MISFSGVSKKYPDGTQAINSLDLTIERGEFFVFIGPSGCGKTTTMKMINRLIEPTTGIIAINGNDINSYNIHELRWNIGYVLQEIALFPHMTIAENIAVVPEMKKWSEEKIKNRVDELLEMVGLEPEIFRDRKPAELSGGQQQRIGVIRALAADPDIILMDEPFSALDPISREQLQKDISALQQEIKKTIVFVTHDIDEAMALGDRICLMREGEVVQIDSPQQLILNPASEFVSEFIGEHKSPWMTAVDVMMSESSRYIIDDTQAENSSESIVFARREDGSYSGAFSSGKPVDSPVLAHSAVLKEAVRYFKDTPYQVLPVLKNGKLAGTLSYEDLIHFLEKQSLQASGVEK; this is translated from the coding sequence GTGATTTCGTTTTCGGGTGTATCCAAGAAATATCCCGATGGAACACAGGCGATAAACTCGCTTGATCTCACGATAGAAAGGGGAGAGTTTTTTGTATTTATCGGTCCGAGCGGCTGTGGAAAAACAACGACGATGAAGATGATCAACCGCCTTATTGAACCGACAACAGGCATAATCGCAATCAACGGCAATGACATCAATTCGTATAACATACATGAACTGCGCTGGAACATTGGTTATGTCTTGCAGGAAATCGCATTGTTCCCTCATATGACAATAGCAGAAAACATAGCGGTCGTTCCGGAAATGAAAAAGTGGAGCGAAGAAAAAATAAAGAACCGTGTTGATGAATTACTTGAGATGGTCGGTCTTGAACCGGAGATCTTCAGGGACAGGAAACCGGCAGAGCTGTCAGGCGGCCAGCAGCAGCGCATCGGAGTGATCCGGGCCCTTGCCGCTGACCCGGATATCATTTTGATGGACGAACCATTCAGCGCGCTGGACCCTATAAGCCGTGAACAGCTGCAAAAAGATATCTCAGCCCTTCAGCAGGAAATCAAAAAAACAATCGTATTTGTCACTCATGACATCGATGAAGCGATGGCGCTCGGCGACAGAATCTGCCTGATGCGCGAGGGGGAAGTCGTCCAGATCGATTCACCCCAGCAGCTAATTCTTAATCCGGCCAGTGAATTTGTCAGTGAATTTATAGGTGAGCATAAATCCCCATGGATGACGGCAGTTGATGTCATGATGTCAGAATCGTCACGATATATCATAGATGATACCCAGGCGGAAAATTCGTCAGAAAGCATTGTCTTTGCCCGCAGGGAAGACGGCAGTTACAGCGGAGCGTTCAGCAGCGGGAAACCGGTTGACAGCCCTGTATTGGCACACTCGGCTGTGCTGAAGGAAGCTGTCAGGTACTTTAAAGATACACCTTATCAGGTTTTGCCAGTCCTGAAAAACGGCAAATTGGCCGGAACCCTGTCTTATGAAGACCTTATCCACTTTCTGGAGAAGCAAAGCTTGCAGGCGAGCGGGGTGGAAAAATGA